From Rhododendron vialii isolate Sample 1 chromosome 10a, ASM3025357v1, the proteins below share one genomic window:
- the LOC131303333 gene encoding auxin-responsive protein IAA9-like — MSPPLLGVEGEGRGGVSIMAAAQNGLELKERNYLGLPDCSSGDSSSVSSGSEDKKINLNLKATELRLGLPGSQSPERDPELSQVNSAKFEEKHLFPLLPSKDGVSAQPIKTVVSGNKRGFSDTMGGISEMKGSAYTEGKWMFQAAGSESEASLVTGKFPGNAGTNVGLASRASGAQSNVMKEVPSKVLQERPRATNGSTHNEIKASNNNSSAPPAAKAQVVGWPPIRSYRKNTLATSSKNNDEVDGKPGPGTLFVKVSMDGAPYLRKVDLRMYSTYQELSSALEKMFSCFTIGQWGSHGSPGKDMLSESKLRDMLHGSECVLTYEDKDGDWMLVGDVPWEMFIESCKRLKIMKSSDAIGLAPRAMEKSKNCS, encoded by the exons ATGTCTCCACCACTGCTAGGTGTTGAGGGGGAAGGTCGGGGTGGTGTTTCCATAATGGCTGCTGCCCAGAATGGTTTGGAATTGAAAGAACGGAATTATCTAGGTTTGCCAGATTGTTCTTCGGGGGACAGCTCCTCAGTCTCAAGTGGGTCAGAGGACAAAAAGATCAACCTAAATCTGAAGGCCACAGAGTTAAGGCTTGGTCTACCTGGTTCCCAGTCCCCTGAACGAGATCCAGAACTTAGCCAAGTGAACTCAGCAAAATTCGAGGAGAAACACTTGTTTCCTTTGCTTCCTTCGAAAGATGGAGTCTCTGCACAACCGATAAAGACTGTTGTTTCAGGCAACAAAAGAGGTTTCTCCGACACCATGGGTGGGATCTCAGAGATGAAAGGATCTGCGTATACCGAAGGAAAGTGGATGTTTCAGGCGGCTGGTTCTGAATCTGAAGCTTCCCTGGTCACAGGGAAGTTTCCTGGCAATGCAGGAACAAATGTTGGGCTCGCTTCTAGGGCATCTGGGGCTCAATCAAACGTAATGAAGGAAGTGCCATCAAAGGTGTTACAGGAACGACCTCGTGCCACTAATGGATCTACCCATAATGAAATTAAGGCTTCTAACAACAATAGCAGTGCACCACCCGCTGCAAA GGCACAGGTTGTTGGTTGGCCTCCTATAAGATCATATAGGAAGAATACACTGGCTACCTCTTCAAAGAACAATGATGAAGTTGATGGAAAACCTGGTCCTGGGACACTTTTTGTGAAGGTTAGCATGGATGGTGCTCCGTATCTGAGGAAGGTGGATCTGAGAATGTACTCTACATACCAAGAACTTTCATCTGCTCTTGAGAAAATGTTCAGTTGCTTCACAATAG GTCAATGGGGATCCCATGGAAGTCCAGGGAAGGACATGCTTAGTGAGAGCAAGTTGCGGGATATGCTGCATGGTTCAGAATGCGTGCTTACTTACGAGGATAAGGATGGTGACTGGATGCTTGTGGGAGATGTCCCCTGGGA GATGTTTATCGAATCATGCAAGAGGCTCAAGATCATGAAGAGCTCTGATGCTATTGGGTTAG CTCCCAGGGCCATGGAAAAATCCAAGAACTGCAGCTAA